AGCTTGATGGCCCGGAACCGCCGGCCCAGCTGCGGGTGCCAGTCGCGGTAGTCGACGACCTCCCCGGACTCGGTCGCGGCGTTGCGGAGGTACTCCGGCAGGATCGACAGCGCACCGGTGAGCGCAGCGCGGTCGCGCACCCAGAAGGTGCTGCAGTCGAAGGTCGTCAGCAGCCACTTGTGGGGGTTGGTGACGAACGAGTCGGCCGCCTCGACCCCGGCCAGGAAGTCGCGGTGCTCGGGACAGACAGCGGCGACGCCCGCCCAGGCGGCGTCCACGTGCAGCCACACGCCCCACTCGCGCACCGCCTCGGCGACCGCGGCGACGTCGTCCATCGCGCCCGTCGAGGTCGACCCCGCGGCGAGGTGCACCATCACCGGACGCAGGCCGGCCTCGACGTCCTCGACGATCGCGTCGCGGAGCGCGTCGACGTCGATGGCCTGGGAGGTCGGGTCGACCGCGACGGTGCGCACCGCGCCCTCCCCCAGCCCCGCCATCATCGCGGCCTTCACCAGCGACGAGTGGGCCTGCGTCGAGCCGTAGACCCGCCACGGCTCGCTGCCCACACCGTCGGCACGCACGGCTCCCCCGCTGGCGCGGTGCAGCGCGGACAGCAGCGCCGTGAACGTCGCGGTCGAGGCCGTGTCCTGGATGACGCCGCCGCCGGGGCCGTCGCTGCGGAAGCCCTCGGGCAGGCCGAGCGCCTCGGCGAACCAGTCGAGGACGACCTGCTCCACCTCGGTGACCGCCGGGCTGGTGGCCCAGATCATCCCCTGCGCGCCGATGCCGCTGGAGAGCAGGTCGCCGAGGATCGCGGCCGGCGAGGAGTTGGCCGGGAAGTAGGCGAAGAACCGCGGGTGCTGCCAGTGGGTGAGCCCTGGCACGACGACGCGGTCGAGGTCGGCCAGCAGGGCGTCGAACGGCTCGGGCTGCTCGGGCGCCGACGCGGGCAGCTGACGGCGTACGTCGCCGGGCGAGACCTGGGCGCGCACCGGCAGGTCGTCGAGCGAGGCCCAGTAGTCGGCGATCCAGTCGATGGCGGCGTGGCCGTGGCGGCGGAACTCCTGGGGCGACATGTGGCCGGCGTGCGGGTCTGGCATGGCCCGAACGTACCGGGCGGGTCGGGTGCGCGTACTCAGCGCAGGTCGGGTAGCCGGCCGGGTCCGCGCGGGCACCGGCGTCACCAGACTCCTGCCATGACCTCCAAGACCGACTCCACCGCCAAGAACACCACTGCCTTCGCCGCCCAGGCCGCGATCTCCTTCGGCGCCTCGCTCTTCGCGATGCTGGTCGCCATCTACTTCATGCCGGCCGACCCCTGGATCAAGGGCTTCCTCGCCCTCGGCACCCTCTACCTCACGACCTCGGCCTTCACCCTCGCCAAGGTGATCCGCGACCAGCAGGAGGACCAGAAGGTCTTCCACCGCATCGACCAGGCCCGCGTCGACAAGCTGCTCGCCGAGCACGACCCCTTCCGCGCCGTCTCCTGACCGACGCTGAGCGGGCACTTCCTCGCGCTATGCATCACTGACCGGGCGGTTCCTCGCGTTGCACCGCGAGGAACCGCCCGGTCAGTGCGTTTCAGCGCGAGGAAGTGCCCGGTCAGCGGAGCTGGGAGCTCGTCAGCCCGAGGATCCGCCGGGCCACGATCAGCTGCTGGATCTGCTGGGTGCCCTCGAAGATGTCGAGGATCTTGGAGTCGCGCGCCCACTTCTCCAGCAGCTCGCCCTCGCTGTAGCCGAGGGTGCCGCACAGCTGCACGCACGAGAGCGTGACGTCCGAGCCGACGCGTCCGGCCTTGGCCTTGGCCATCGACGCCTCGAGCGAGTTGGGCAGTCGGTTGTCGGCCATCCACGCCGCCTGCATCATCAGCAGCTGGGCGCCCTCCCAGTCGGCCTCGAGGCGCAGGAAGGTGGCCGCGGCCGCGCTCTGCGACTGGGCCGGTCGGTCGTAGTCGATCACCACACCGGCCTGCTCGAGCAGGTCGCGGGTGAGGTCGAGGGAGGCGCGGGCGCACCCGACGGCCATCGCGGCCACGAGCGGGCGGGTGTTGTCGAAGGTCGCCATGGCCCCGGCGAAGCCGGACTTCACGTCGATCTCGGGCGAGCCGAGCAGGTCCTCGGCTGGCACCCGGCAGTCGGTGAAGGTGATCGCCGCGGTGTCGGAGGCGCGGATGCCGAGCTTGTGCTCGAGCCGCTCGACCTTGAGCCCGGGGTTGTCCTTGCGCACGAGGAAGGACTTGATGGCCGCGCGGCCGAGCTCCTTGTCGAGCGTGGCCCACACGACGACGCTGTCGGCGCGGTCGCCGGAGGTGACGTAGATCTTCTCGCCGTTGATGACGTAGTCGTCGCCGTCCTTCACCGCGGTCGTGGTGATGTTGGCCGAGTCCGAGCCGGTGCCGGGCTCGGTGATCGCCATCGCGGCCCACGTGCCCTTGTAGCGCTCGAGCTGCTCGTCGTTGGCGACCGACGCGATCGCCGAGTTGCCGAGGCCCTGGCGCGGCATCGACAGCAGCAGGGCGGTGTCGCCCCAGCACATCTCGGCCACGGACAGCACCGAGGCGAGGTTGGCGCCGTTGCGGACCTTCCCCGCGTCCGACGGCTTGTCGTCGCGGCGTACGCCGCCCGCGCCGGCGCCGCCGGTCGCGCCGGTCTCGGACACGCCGTCGATCAGCGCCGCGAGCATGTCGAGCTCGTGGGGGTAGTCGTGCTCGGCCCGGTCGTACTTCCGCGAGATCGGGCGGAGCATGTTCATCGCCAGCTGGTGGGCCTGGTCGATCAGGCCGGCCTGCTTCTTGGGGGTCTCCAGGTTGATCATCAGACCAGCACCGCACCTTCCATCACGCCGACGGCCCGCAGGTCGCGGTACCACCGCTCCACCGGGTGTTCCTTCACGAAGCCGTGCCCGCCGAGCAGCTGGACGCCGTCGAGCCCGATCCGCATGCCCTTCTCGGTGCACAGCTGGCGGGCCAGGGCGACCTCGCGGGAGAAGTCCTGGCCGCGAGTGGCGCGCGAGGCGGCCTTCCACGTCACCAGGCGCATCGCCTGCACCTCGATCGCGATGTCGGCCACCATGAAGGCGACCGACTGGCGGTGGCTGATCGGCTCGCCGAACGCCACGCGCCCGTTGACGTACTCCTTGACGTAGTCGAGCACCGCCTGCCCGGTCCCGACGGCGAGCGCGCACCACGCCAGGCGGGAGAGGCGTACGCACTCGAGGTAGGCGGTGCCGTCGGTGTCGCCGAGCAGGGCCTGCGCCCCGACCCGTACGCCGCTGAGGTGCAGGCGGGCCAGGCCCGCGGCGCGCACGCCCATCGACGGGTCGGCCTCGACCTCGAGCCCGTCGGTCCCCGACTCGACGAGGAAGAGCGCCGGGGTGCCGTCGAGCTGGGCCGCGACCACGAAGAGCTCGGCGTCGGCGCCGCGCACGACCGCGGACTTCACGCCGTCGAGGACGAAGCCCTCGCCCTCGCGCCGCGCGGTCGTGGCGAGCGAGAACGGATCGAACAGGACCGTGGGCTCGGCGATCGTGAGCGCCGCGACGGGGACGTCGTCGCCGGTGAAGGCGGGGAGGTAGGTCTGCTGCTGGGCCTCGGTGCCCCACAGGCCGATCGCGGTCGCGACCGCACCCGGCGCGAGCGTCGCGACGGCCAGGCCCATGTCGCCCTTGGCGAGCGCCTCGGCGACGAGCGTGCCGGCCATGGCGGAGCGCTCCTCCATGATGCCACCGAGGGCGTCGGGCACACCGACGCCGGGCAGCCCGATCTCCTGGGCAGCGGCCAGGACGTCCGCCGGCGCGGTGCACGCCGCGTCGGCGGCGGACCCAGCGGGGCGGAGCAGCTCGGTCGCGAGCTCGTCGACGACCGCCACGAGCATCGCCTCGTCCTCGGTCGGGGTCAGGTCGAACACCCCGCTCGACGCGCCCCGGGCAGGACGGGCGCCGGGGGCGTTCCGGCCGGCACGGGCGAAGGTCCGACCGGCGGCGGTGGCCACGCGGAACCCGTTGCGCGTCGTGGAGTAGACGGCCTGCTCGGCCTGCTTGCGCAGGCCCACCCGGTCGATGAGCTCGCTCTGCGCCAGCCGGTTGACGGCGGCGACGGCGAAGCCGATGGGGTCGCGGGTCTCGCGCGAGGACAACCCGTGGCGGCCTCCCGGCCGCAGGCGGAACAGTGGGCTCATGGACTCAATGTAACTCTGAGTTACATGTTTGACCAGAGCACGTCCGGCGTGGTGCGGGCCACCTGCCGGCGCTCGCTAGGATCCTCGTCATGCCCGAGGACCAGCCGACCGACGCCGACCTCGACCTCCGGGCGCCCCACGGCCCCCTCCCCGACGGCGGCTCGGTGCGCCCGATCACCCGCTGGGGCACGCCGGTCATGCACCGGCCGCAGGCCGCGGTCACGGCGTACGACGAGGCGCTGCGCACCCTCGCAGCCGACATGGTGGCCACGATGTACGCCGCCGAGGGCGTGGGCCTGGCGGCCTGCCAGGTCGGTGAGGACGTGGCGATGTTCGTCTTCGACTGCCCCGACGACACCGGGACCCGCACCGTCGGCGTCGTGTGCAACCCGGTGCTGACGCTGCCGGAGGGCCGTGACCGCCGTCTCGAGGACGACGAGGAGGGCTGCCTGTCGTTCCCCGGCTCCTTCGAGTCGTGCCCGCGCCCCGACTGGGCGCGCGTGGACGGGACCGGCCTCGACGGCGAGCCGGTGACCTTCGAGGGCGACGGGCTCCTGGCCCGCTGCCTCCAGCACGAGACCGACCACACCCTCGGCACCGTCTTCGGCGACCGGCTCTCGGCGAAGTCGCGCAAGCGGTTGACCAAGAAGCACGACGCCGCCGCCGAGGAGTTCCCCCTCACCTGGCCCGCCGGATGAGCGACCTGCGCATCACCCGCGAGAACGCGCGCTTCCAGCAATGGGAGGCGCTGCTGACCAACCGCTCCAAGCGCCACCGCAACCGCGAGTTCCTGGTGCAGGGCGTACGCCCGATCACCCGCGCCGTCGACGAGGGCTGGACCGTGCGGGCGCTCCTGCGCGCGGACGGCGCCTCCTCGGCCTGGTCCGACGCGCTGTGGTCGACCACGGACGGCGAGCGCGTCGACCTCTCCCCCGACCTGCACGCCCGCCTCAGCGGCAAGGACGGCGCCGAGCTCGTCGCCGTGGTGGAGATGCCCGACGACGGCGTCGCCCGCCTCGCCGACTCCTCGCGGCCGCACGGCCCGATCGTGGTCTTCGACCGGCCGACCAGCCCCGGCAACATCGGCACCCTGGCCCGCTCCGCGGACGCGTTCGGTGCTTCTGCGCTCGTCGTCACCGGCCACGCCGCCGACCCCTACGACCCGCAGTCGGTGCGCGCGAGCACCGGTTCGCTCTTCGCCCTGACGGTCCTGCGCGTGCCCGGCCCCGCTCCGGTGGTCGAGCACGCGCAGTCGCGCGGCTACCGGATCGTCGGCACTGACGAGGTGGGCAGCCCACTCGCGGAGGTCGACCTGTCCGGACGGGTGGTCGTCGTGGTCGGCAACGAGACCCACGGCATCTCCTCGGGATGGCGTACTGCCTGCGACGACGTCGCGAGCATCGCCATGATGGGCACCGCGTCGTCGCTCAACGCGGCCGTCGCCGGGTCGATCGTGCTGCACGAGGCCCTGCGCCAGCGGCGCTGAGCGACCGCACCCTCAGCGGCGGGCCGCGGCGTAGCAGGCGACCGCGCTGGCCGCGGCGACGTTGAGCGAGTCGATGCCGGCCCGCATCGGGATGATCGCGCGCCGGTCGGCGGAGGCCTCCCACCGCGACGACAGCCCGTGCCCCTCCGAGCCGAGCACCAGCGCCAGCCGGTCGACACCGGCGACGGCGTCCTCGATCGGCACCGAGTCGGCCGACAGGGTCAGCGCCACGGTGGTGAAGCCGCGCGCCGACAGGTCCGGCAGGGCGTCGTACCAGTCGGGCAGGCGGGTCCAGGGCGTGGTGAACACCGCGCCCATGCCGACCTTGATCGAGCGCCGGTAGAGCGGGTCCGCGCAGCGCGGCGCCAGCAGGACCGCGTCGAAGCCGAGGGCGGCGCCCGAGCGGAAGACAGCACCGACGTTGGTGTGGTCGACGAGGTCCTCGAGGACCAGCACCGAGCGCGCGTCCGCCAGCACGGCGTCGAGCGCAGGTAGCGGCCGGCGTTGCAGGGACGCGAGCGCGCCGCGGTGGACGTGGAAGCCCGTCACCTGCTCGATCAGTCGCTCGGGCATGACGTAGCAGTGCCCCGCGCTTCGCGAGATGACGTCGTCGAGCCCCTCGAGCCAGCGCGGCGCCATCAGGAACGAACGGGCGTCGTAGCCGGCCTCGACCGCGCGGCGTACGACCTTCTCGCCCTCGGCCAGGAAGAGCCCGTGCTCGGCCTCGAGGCTCTTGCGCAGCTCGACGTCGCGCAGGTCGCGGTAGTCGGCGAGGCGGGGGTCGTCGGGGTCGGTGATCTCGACGGTCTCAGGCACGTCCGTAGTGTGCCGGACGGGCCACCGCAACCACCTCGCCGATCACGATGATCGCGGGCGGGACCACCTCGTGGGCGGCGAGGTCGTCGGCCAGCGAACCCAGCGTGCTGAGCACGGTGCGCTCGGTGGGCATGGTGCCGTCGACGATCACGGCGACCGGGGTGTCGGCGGGACGTCCCCCCTCCAGCAGCACCTCGGCGATGGCGGGAGCGTTGTCCACCGCCATCAGCAGTACGAGAGTCCCCCGCAGCCCGGACACCGAGTCCCACGCGACCAGTGACTCGGGGTGGCCCGGCGGCAGGTGGCCGGAGATGACCGTGAACTCGTGCGCCACCCCGCGGTGCGTGACGGGGATGCCCACGCGGGCCGGCACCGCGATGGCGGAGGTGAGGCCGGGGACGACGGTCACCGGCACCCCGGCTGCCGCGCACGCCTGGATCTCCTCGTAGCCGCGGCCGAAGACGAAGTTGTCACCGCCCTTGAAGCGCACCACGCGCTTGCCGGCCAGTGCCCGGTCCACGATGACCTGGTTGATCTGCTCCTGGGAGGCCGACCGGCCGCGCGGCAGCTTGGCGACGTCGATCAGCTCGACGTGCGACCCGAGGCCGTCGAGCAGCTCGCGCGGTGCGAGCCGGTCGGCGACGACCACGTCGGCCGACGCCAGGGCGTGGTGCGCGGCGACCGTGGCGAGCTCCGGCTCGCCGGGACCGCCGCCCACCAGCACCACGCCCGGCGTGCGGTCGTGGGCGTCGGCGGCGCTCAGCTGGCCGTCGCGCAGCGCGGTGACGATGTCGTCGCGCAGCGCCGCGGACTTCCGTGGCTCCCGGTTGCCCAGCACGCCGACCGTGACGCTGCCGTGGTGGCCGACGGCCGGGGTCCACGCGGACCCTCTGAGCGCGTCGTCGGCGCGCACGCAGAAGGTGTGGCGCTGCTCGGCCGCGGTCGCCACGCGCGCGTTGACCTCAGGTTCGTCGGTGGCGGCGACGACGTACCACGCGCCGTCGAGGTCGGTCTCGGTGAACTCGCGCAGCACCAGGGTGAGCTCGCCGGCCAGCCCCTCGATCGCGGGGCTCACCTCCGGGCTCACCACCACCACGTCCGCGCCGGTCGCCAGGAACGTGGGGACGCGGCGCTGGGCGACGTGCCCGCCGCCGACCACGACCACCCGGCGTCCGGCCAGCACGAGCCCGGCCAGGTAGGGATGGGTCTCCGAGGAACCGTTGTCGGGCATGCTGCATTGTCTCTGGTCAGCGCCTTGGACCCGTGGCTAGGTTCGAGGAATGAGCATCGAGCGACCTGTCAGCCCGAACCCGTACGACTACCTGCCGGCGACCGCGTCCTTCACGGTCACCAGTGACGACGTCACCGATGGTGCGCCGCTCAAGGACGACCAGGTGGCCGCCCTCGGCAACACCTCGCCGCAGCTGAGCTGGTCGGGCGCGCCCGAGGGCACGAAGTCCTATGTGGTCACCTGCTTCGACCCCGACGCACCGACCCCGAGCGGTTTCTGGCACTGGTGCCTGGTCGACGTCCCCGCCGACGTCACCTCGCTCGACACCGGCGCCGCGGCCGGCGACCTGCCGGGCAAGGCCTTCCACGTGCGCAACGACGGCGGGGAGGCCGGCTTCATGGGTGCGGCGCCGCCGGAGGGCGACCAGCCGCACCGCTACTTCTTCGTGGTGCACGCCGTCCAGGACGAGACGCTCGGCGTCGACAACGGCGCGTCCAACGCCGTCGTGTCCTTCAACCTCGCGTTCAAGACGCTGGGCCGGGCGATCATCCACGGCACCTACCAGCACTGATCGTCCTGCGCCCGAGCCCCTGGGGGCCCGGTGGTCCCGGCCCCTGCGGTCCAGACCACCGGGCCCCCTTTTCGGGAACCTGTCATGCAGAAACGGTCAAACTGTTGTGATCCGTGGTGGGAAAACTCCTGAGATCTCCTCAAGATCCGACACCCGACGCGGATCCCGCACTGGAGGAACGACCGTGCGCCACCCCCGACCCCGCTCGCGACGGCCGCTGGCGCGCGCCGCCACCGCAGCGGTGCTGGGCGCGGCCGTGCTCGCCGGACCGACCGGCGCGGTCGCCGCGACGTCACGGTGGGAGCCTGCGGCACGGACGTGGTCGGTCCCCACCGTGCTCGTCGAGGACCCCACGACCAGCCGTGACCACGACCGGCTCGAGGACGCGCTGATGGTGCGGATCAACGACGCCCGAGCGGCGCTCGGGCTGCGCAAGATCTGGAACTTCGACGTCTGCACCGACGAGCTCGCCGAGCACTGGGGCCTGCGCATCGCCCGCACCGGCGTCTTCGCGCACCGCGACCAGGGCGAGGTGATCCGCCGCTGCCGCCACGCGTGGGCCGGGGAGACGCTCGTGCGCGGCACCGCGCTGACCCCCGACGAGATGGTGCGGCTGTGGCTCGACTCCCCCGACCACCGCGCCATCCTGCTCAACCCGGACGCCCGCCGGGCCGGCGTGGCGATCACGGAGGACCCGCAGGGCCGGATGGTCGGCGTGGTCAACCTGGTGCGGCACCGCTGACGCGAGGGCCGCGCGCGCCCGCGTGCGCCCGCGTGCGCCGTACCCCTCACGTGTGAGACGATCCCCGGCCCCCTCGTGGGTGGGCCGGGGATCGTTTCGCGTGAGGGGAGAGCGGATGCTGCACGTCGCCGTGGCGTCACGCGCCTTCCGCCGCTACTCGACCTATCGCGCGGCCACCGTCGCGGGGGTCTTCACCAACTCCGTGTTCGGCGTCATCTACTCCTTCGCCTACCTGGCGCTGTGGAGGGCCAACCCCGACGCGGGCGGCTACGACGCCGTCGACGCGGTCACCTTCGTCTGGCTCGGCCAGGCGCTGCTGATGACCGTCGCGCTGTGGGGCGGGGGCGCCACCGACGACCTCGCCGAGCGCATCCGGACGGGCGACGTGGCCATCGACCTCTACCGGCCCGTCGACCTCGTCGGGTGGTACCTCGCGAGCGACCTCGGCCGGGCGGCGTACCACTTCCTCATCCGCGGTCTCGCCCCGACCGTGGTGGGGCTGCTGCTCTTCGACATCGCCCTGCCCGACTCCCCCGTCGCGGCGCTGGGCTTCGTGCTCAGCATCCCGCTGGCGGTCGTGGTCAGCTTCGCCATCCGGTTCCTCGTCGCCTCGACCGCCTTCTGGCTGCTCGACGCCAGCGGTCCGCGCATCCTCACCGGCGCGCTCGCGATCTTCTTCAGCGGCATGTCGCTCCCGCTCGTGCTCTTCCCCGGCTGGCTCGGCACCCTCGCCGAGGCACTCCCCTTCTCGGCGATGATCCAGGTCCCCAACGACATCTGGCTGGGCCGGCACACCGGGATCGACCTCGTGGGCGCGCTGGCCTTCCAGGCGGGCTGGGCGGTCGTGCTGCTGCTCGCCTGCCGGTTCGTGCTGGCGCTCGCGACCCGCAAGCTGGTGGTGCAGGGTGGCTGAGACCTCGACGACCTCGACGACCGCGCGGTTGTGGCACCCGGTCGCGCGCTACGGCGACATGGTGCGGCTGTGGGTCCGCGCCGAGCTGTCCTACCCCGCGTCCTTCGCGATGCTCGTCGTGGGCAGCATGCTCATCAACGCCCTCGACTTCGCCGGCATCGCGATCATGTTCTCCAGCATCGACTCGCTCGGCGGCTTCGGGCTGCGCGAGATCGCCCTGCTCTACGGCGCGACCGGCGTCGGCATCGGCATCGCCGACACCCTCATCGGGAGCGTCGAGCGCATCGGCGAGTTCATCCGCACCGGCCGCCTCGACCAGATGCTCACCAAGCCGGTGCCCCTGCTGGTGCAGGTCTGCTCCGACCGCTT
This sequence is a window from Nocardioides sp. S5. Protein-coding genes within it:
- a CDS encoding aminotransferase class V-fold PLP-dependent enzyme, which produces MPDPHAGHMSPQEFRRHGHAAIDWIADYWASLDDLPVRAQVSPGDVRRQLPASAPEQPEPFDALLADLDRVVVPGLTHWQHPRFFAYFPANSSPAAILGDLLSSGIGAQGMIWATSPAVTEVEQVVLDWFAEALGLPEGFRSDGPGGGVIQDTASTATFTALLSALHRASGGAVRADGVGSEPWRVYGSTQAHSSLVKAAMMAGLGEGAVRTVAVDPTSQAIDVDALRDAIVEDVEAGLRPVMVHLAAGSTSTGAMDDVAAVAEAVREWGVWLHVDAAWAGVAAVCPEHRDFLAGVEAADSFVTNPHKWLLTTFDCSTFWVRDRAALTGALSILPEYLRNAATESGEVVDYRDWHPQLGRRFRAIKLWAVLRTYGLDGLRAHIRGGIALAEHVADLVAADDRFEMVTEPSLSLVVFRLRAGDEQTLAAMAAVNDSGEAYLSHTTVEGRAAIRLAVGSWRTTEADVDRTWRALQEAAAAQA
- a CDS encoding YiaA/YiaB family inner membrane protein, which codes for MTSKTDSTAKNTTAFAAQAAISFGASLFAMLVAIYFMPADPWIKGFLALGTLYLTTSAFTLAKVIRDQQEDQKVFHRIDQARVDKLLAEHDPFRAVS
- a CDS encoding acyl-CoA dehydrogenase family protein, which produces MINLETPKKQAGLIDQAHQLAMNMLRPISRKYDRAEHDYPHELDMLAALIDGVSETGATGGAGAGGVRRDDKPSDAGKVRNGANLASVLSVAEMCWGDTALLLSMPRQGLGNSAIASVANDEQLERYKGTWAAMAITEPGTGSDSANITTTAVKDGDDYVINGEKIYVTSGDRADSVVVWATLDKELGRAAIKSFLVRKDNPGLKVERLEHKLGIRASDTAAITFTDCRVPAEDLLGSPEIDVKSGFAGAMATFDNTRPLVAAMAVGCARASLDLTRDLLEQAGVVIDYDRPAQSQSAAAATFLRLEADWEGAQLLMMQAAWMADNRLPNSLEASMAKAKAGRVGSDVTLSCVQLCGTLGYSEGELLEKWARDSKILDIFEGTQQIQQLIVARRILGLTSSQLR
- a CDS encoding acyl-CoA dehydrogenase family protein — translated: MSPLFRLRPGGRHGLSSRETRDPIGFAVAAVNRLAQSELIDRVGLRKQAEQAVYSTTRNGFRVATAAGRTFARAGRNAPGARPARGASSGVFDLTPTEDEAMLVAVVDELATELLRPAGSAADAACTAPADVLAAAQEIGLPGVGVPDALGGIMEERSAMAGTLVAEALAKGDMGLAVATLAPGAVATAIGLWGTEAQQQTYLPAFTGDDVPVAALTIAEPTVLFDPFSLATTARREGEGFVLDGVKSAVVRGADAELFVVAAQLDGTPALFLVESGTDGLEVEADPSMGVRAAGLARLHLSGVRVGAQALLGDTDGTAYLECVRLSRLAWCALAVGTGQAVLDYVKEYVNGRVAFGEPISHRQSVAFMVADIAIEVQAMRLVTWKAASRATRGQDFSREVALARQLCTEKGMRIGLDGVQLLGGHGFVKEHPVERWYRDLRAVGVMEGAVLV
- the def gene encoding peptide deformylase gives rise to the protein MPEDQPTDADLDLRAPHGPLPDGGSVRPITRWGTPVMHRPQAAVTAYDEALRTLAADMVATMYAAEGVGLAACQVGEDVAMFVFDCPDDTGTRTVGVVCNPVLTLPEGRDRRLEDDEEGCLSFPGSFESCPRPDWARVDGTGLDGEPVTFEGDGLLARCLQHETDHTLGTVFGDRLSAKSRKRLTKKHDAAAEEFPLTWPAG
- a CDS encoding TrmH family RNA methyltransferase: MSDLRITRENARFQQWEALLTNRSKRHRNREFLVQGVRPITRAVDEGWTVRALLRADGASSAWSDALWSTTDGERVDLSPDLHARLSGKDGAELVAVVEMPDDGVARLADSSRPHGPIVVFDRPTSPGNIGTLARSADAFGASALVVTGHAADPYDPQSVRASTGSLFALTVLRVPGPAPVVEHAQSRGYRIVGTDEVGSPLAEVDLSGRVVVVVGNETHGISSGWRTACDDVASIAMMGTASSLNAAVAGSIVLHEALRQRR
- a CDS encoding RNA methyltransferase, giving the protein MPETVEITDPDDPRLADYRDLRDVELRKSLEAEHGLFLAEGEKVVRRAVEAGYDARSFLMAPRWLEGLDDVISRSAGHCYVMPERLIEQVTGFHVHRGALASLQRRPLPALDAVLADARSVLVLEDLVDHTNVGAVFRSGAALGFDAVLLAPRCADPLYRRSIKVGMGAVFTTPWTRLPDWYDALPDLSARGFTTVALTLSADSVPIEDAVAGVDRLALVLGSEGHGLSSRWEASADRRAIIPMRAGIDSLNVAAASAVACYAAARR
- the cobA gene encoding uroporphyrinogen-III C-methyltransferase encodes the protein MPDNGSSETHPYLAGLVLAGRRVVVVGGGHVAQRRVPTFLATGADVVVVSPEVSPAIEGLAGELTLVLREFTETDLDGAWYVVAATDEPEVNARVATAAEQRHTFCVRADDALRGSAWTPAVGHHGSVTVGVLGNREPRKSAALRDDIVTALRDGQLSAADAHDRTPGVVLVGGGPGEPELATVAAHHALASADVVVADRLAPRELLDGLGSHVELIDVAKLPRGRSASQEQINQVIVDRALAGKRVVRFKGGDNFVFGRGYEEIQACAAAGVPVTVVPGLTSAIAVPARVGIPVTHRGVAHEFTVISGHLPPGHPESLVAWDSVSGLRGTLVLLMAVDNAPAIAEVLLEGGRPADTPVAVIVDGTMPTERTVLSTLGSLADDLAAHEVVPPAIIVIGEVVAVARPAHYGRA
- a CDS encoding YbhB/YbcL family Raf kinase inhibitor-like protein yields the protein MSIERPVSPNPYDYLPATASFTVTSDDVTDGAPLKDDQVAALGNTSPQLSWSGAPEGTKSYVVTCFDPDAPTPSGFWHWCLVDVPADVTSLDTGAAAGDLPGKAFHVRNDGGEAGFMGAAPPEGDQPHRYFFVVHAVQDETLGVDNGASNAVVSFNLAFKTLGRAIIHGTYQH
- a CDS encoding CAP domain-containing protein; protein product: MRHPRPRSRRPLARAATAAVLGAAVLAGPTGAVAATSRWEPAARTWSVPTVLVEDPTTSRDHDRLEDALMVRINDARAALGLRKIWNFDVCTDELAEHWGLRIARTGVFAHRDQGEVIRRCRHAWAGETLVRGTALTPDEMVRLWLDSPDHRAILLNPDARRAGVAITEDPQGRMVGVVNLVRHR
- a CDS encoding ABC-2 family transporter protein encodes the protein MLHVAVASRAFRRYSTYRAATVAGVFTNSVFGVIYSFAYLALWRANPDAGGYDAVDAVTFVWLGQALLMTVALWGGGATDDLAERIRTGDVAIDLYRPVDLVGWYLASDLGRAAYHFLIRGLAPTVVGLLLFDIALPDSPVAALGFVLSIPLAVVVSFAIRFLVASTAFWLLDASGPRILTGALAIFFSGMSLPLVLFPGWLGTLAEALPFSAMIQVPNDIWLGRHTGIDLVGALAFQAGWAVVLLLACRFVLALATRKLVVQGG